The following are from one region of the Gossypium hirsutum isolate 1008001.06 chromosome D03, Gossypium_hirsutum_v2.1, whole genome shotgun sequence genome:
- the LOC107909490 gene encoding uncharacterized protein, which translates to MASIYCCKECGTNLNLRSTYLSPPDFYFEAGNKGTLSFATIDDTKFNFEKEDKFRPFFETLDYWGIQRNRTKMKCKSCGKLVGYIYDDGPPLTDSPGQFHMGPSQVVPRCPRYRFKIKALTISSET; encoded by the coding sequence atggCTTCCATCTACTGCTGCAAAGAATGCGGAACCAACCTTAACCTACGATCAACTTATTTATCCCCTCCAGATTTCTATTTCGAAGCGGGAAACAAAGGTACCCTTTCTTTCGCCACGATCGATGATACCAAGTTCAATTTCGAGAAAGAAGATAAGTTTAGGCCTTTTTTTGAGACTCTTGATTATTGGGGGATTCAACGGAATAGGACCAAGATGAAGTGTAAAAGCTGTGGGAAACTTGTGGGTTATATTTATGATGATGGTCCTCCATTAACGGATAGTCCTGGTCAATTTCATATGGGACCTAGTCAAGTGGTACCCAGATGTCCTAGATATCGGTTCAAGATCAAGGCACTTACGATCTCATCTGAAACTTGA
- the LOC107909489 gene encoding uncharacterized protein, with translation MKQMKLEPDTVVDKPKATPPPPPPLPRFWARKTSADSVTNREIAKFWRQKHAEEEDHLLAAIKAAARKRACNLSEEDYKCFMESLSDEDYETKQNITAPTNHSNVNGKNNEIRVGIKDWWTKSKYAYLNQPAIESTYKPRRRASTYIPNFLNYKPAPLYPTSLGVF, from the exons ATGAAGCAAATGAAGTTGGAACCAGACACTGTAGTTGATAAGCCTAAAGCAACCCCGCCGCCTCCGCCGCCACTTCCACGATTCTGGGCAAGGAAGACTAGTGCAGACAGTGTAACAAACCGAGAGATTGCTAAGTTCTGGAGGCAGAAGCATGCCGAGGAAGAGGATCACCTCCTAGCTGCCATCAAAGCTGCAGCACGCAAAAGGGCATGCAATCTTTCG GAGGAAGACTACAAATGTTTCATGGAGTCACTAAGTGATGAAGATTATGAAACTAAACAGAATATCACAGCCCCAACTAATCACAGCAATGTCAATGGAAAGAACAATGAAATTCGTGTGGGAATAAAGGACTG GTGGACAAAGAGCAAGTATGCATACCTAAACCAACCAGCCATTGAGTCTACATACAAACCAAGGCGACGAGCATCCACTTATATACCAAACTTTCTCAATTATAAACCTGCTCCTTTATATCCTACATCACTTGGTGTCTTTTAG
- the LOC107909488 gene encoding aconitate hydratase, cytoplasmic isoform X1 has protein sequence MAAENAFNTILKTLEKPDGGEFGKYYCLPALNDPRIDKLPYCIKILLESAIRNCDEFQVKSKDVEKIIDWENTSPKQVEIPFMPARVLLQDATGVPAVVDLACMRDAMNKLGGDSNKINPLVPVDLVIDHSVQVDVARYENAVQANMELEFQRNKERFAFLKWGSNAFDNMLVFPPGSGIVHQVNLECLGRVVFNRNGMLYPDSVVGTDSHTTMINGLGVAGWGVGGIEAEAAMLGQPMSMVLPGVVGFKLLRKLRDGVTATDLVLTVTQMLRKHGVVGKFVEFYGEGMGELSLADRATIANMSPDYGATMGFFPVDHLTLQYLQLTGRSDETIAMIESYLRTNKMFVDYNEPQIEKVYSSYLELKLEDVEPCISGPKRPHDRVPLQEMKADWHACLDNRVGFKGFAIPKESQNKVAKFSFHGTPAELRHGDVVIAAITSCTNTSNPSVMLGAAVVAKKACELGLEVKPWIKTSLAPGSGVVTRYLQKSGLQKYLNQLGFHIVGYGCTTCIGNSGDIDESVASAISENDMVAAAVLSGNRNFEGRVHPLTRANYLASPPLVVAYSLAGTVDIDFEKEPIGKGKDGKEIFFRDIWPSSEEVANVVQSSVLPDMFKATYQAITKGNPMWNELSVPSSNLYAWDSTSTYIHKPPYFKDMTMSPPGLHGVKDAYCLLNFGDSITTDHVSPAGSIHKDSPAAKFLLEHGVDRRDFNSYGSRRGNDEVMARGTFANIRLVNKLLEGEVGPKTIHIPTGEKLSVYDAAMRYYTAGQDTIILAGAEYGSGSSRDWAAKGPMMLGIKAVIAKSFEQIHRSNLVGMGIIPLCFKPGDDADTLGLTGHERYTINLPNSVSEIRPGQDVTVATDTSKSFSCTVRFDTEVELAYFNHGGILQYVIRNLIGPKQ, from the exons ATGG ccGCTGAAAATGCGTTCAATACCATTTTGAAGACATTGGAGAAGCCAGATGGCGGTGAATTCGGAAAATACTATTGTTTACCTGCTCTCAATGATCCAAGGATCG ATAAACTTCCTTACTGTATTAAAATACTGCTTGAATCTGCAATACGCAACTGCGATGAGTTTCAAGTTAAGAGTAAGGATGTTGAGAAGATCATTGACTGGGAGAACACATCTCCCAAGCAAGTTGAGATTCCGTTTATGCCAGCTCGAGTGCTGCTTCAG GATGCTACTGGTGTTCCCGCTGTTGTTGACCTTGCCTGCATGCGAGATGCTATGAACAAGCTTGGGGGTGATTCTAACAAAATTAATCCGTTG GTTCCTGTAGATCTTGTTATCGACCACTCAGTTCAGGTTGATGTAGCAAGATACGAAAATGCAGTGCAGGCAAACATGGAACTTGAAtttcaaagaaacaaagaaagattTGCTTTTCTCAAGTGGGGTTCAAATGCATTTGATAACATGCTTGTTTTTCCTCCTGGATCGGGAATAGTACATCAG GTCAATTTAGAATGTCTTGGAAGAGTCGTTTTCAACAGAAATGGCATGCTTTACCCTGATAGTGTTGTTGGAACAGATTCGCATACAACAATGATCAATGGATTGGGTGTTGCTGGCTGGGGTGTTGGTGGTATAGAAGCGGAAGCTGCCATGCTTGGCCAG CCCATGAGCATGGTCTTGCCAGGTGTTGTTGGGTTTAAACTATTAAGAAAACTGAGGGATGGTGTGACGGCTACTGATTTGGTGTTGACAGTTACTCAAATGCTAAGGAAGCATGGGGTTGTTGGCAAGTTTGTGGAATTCTATG GAGAAGGCATGGGTGAATTGTCATTAGCTGACCGTGCCACTATTGCCAACATGTCTCCTGACTATGGTGCAACCATGGGATTTTTCCCTGTGGATCATCTCACTCTGCAATATCTACAATTGACTGGCAGAAGTGATGAGACT ATTGCTATGATAGAATCCTATTTACGGACTAATAAGATGTTTGTAGACTACAACGAG CCTCAGATTGAGAAAGTGTACTCTTCTTACTTGGAACTGAAACTTGAGGATGTTGAACCCTGTATATCAGGGCCCAAGAG GCCGCATGATCGAGTTCCTTTGCAAGAAATGAAAGCAGATTGGCATGCTTGCTTGGACAACAGAGTTGGATTCAAG GGATTTGCTATACCAAAGGAATCTCAGAACAAGGTTGCAAAGTTTTCATTCCATGGGACTCCTGCAGAGCTGAGGCATGGAGATGTGGTTATAGCAGCTATTACTAGTTGCACAAATACGTCAAATCCTAGTGTAATGCTTGGAGCAGCTGTGGTTGCAAAGAAGGCTTGTGAATTAGGATTGGAG GTCAAGCCGTGGATTAAGACAAGTCTAGCTCCGGGCTCTGGGGTTGTAACCAGATACTTGCAGAAGAG TGGCTTGCAGAAGTACTTGAATCAATTAGGGTTCCATATAGTTGGGTATGGATGCACTACATGCATTGGGAATTCAGGAGATATAGATGAATCTGTGGCATCGGCTATCtctgaaaatg ATATGGTTGCTGCAGCTGTGTTATCAGGAAATAGAAACTTTGAAGGACGTGTGCATCCTTTGACAAGGGCTAATTATCTTGCTTCTCCTCCACTCGTGGTTGCTTATTCTCTAGCTGGCACT GTAgatattgattttgagaaggAGCCTATTGGTAAGGGGAAAGACGGAAAAGAGATCTTTTTCAGGGATATTTGGCCTTCTAGTGAAGAAGTAGCTAAC GTTGTGCAATCAAGCGTGCTCCCTGACATGTTTAAAGCTACATATCAAGCAATCACCAAAGGAAATCCCATGTGGAACGAATTATCTGTACCTTCCAGTAACCTTTATGCCTGGGATTCAACATCAACTTACATCCACAAGCCACCTTACTTTAAAGACATGACCATGTCGCCTCCTGGTCTACATGGGGTGAAAGATGCTTACTGCTTGCTTAACTTTGGAGATAGTATCACAACTGATCACGTCTCCCCAGCTGGTAGCATCCACAAAGATAGCCCTGCAGCCAAATTTCTCTTGGAACATGGGGTGGACAGAAGAGATTTCAACTCCTATGGAAGTCGTCGTGGTAATGACGAGGTTATGGCCAGGGGCACTTTTGCAAATATCCGACTAGTAAATAAACTATTGGAAGGAGAAGTTGGGCCAAAAACAATTCATATTCCTACCGGAGAGAAGCTATCCGTTTATGATGCTGCCATG AGATACTATACTGCAGGACAGGATACCATAATTTTGGCTGGTGCGGAATATGGAAGCGGAAGTTCTCGAGACTGGGCTGCAAAAGGTCCAATGATGCTG GGTATAAAAGCAGTCATTGCCAAGAGCTTTGAGCAAATTCACCGTAGTAATTTGGTGGGCATGGGCATCATTCCACTATGCTTCAAACCTGGAGACGATGCTGATACACTTGGGTTGACGGGCCATGAGCGCTATACTATCAATCTTCCCAACAGCGTTAGTGAAATTAGACCTGGTCAAGATGTCACCGTGGCTACAGACACCAGCAAGTCATTCAGCTGTACTGTACGGTTTGATACAGAG GTGGAACTGGCTTATTTCAACCATGGAGGCATTTTACAGTACGTCATCAGGAACTTGATTGGACCAAAACAATGA
- the LOC107909488 gene encoding aconitate hydratase, cytoplasmic isoform X2, which produces MAAENAFNTILKTLEKPDGGEFGKYYCLPALNDPRIDKLPYCIKILLESAIRNCDEFQVKSKDVEKIIDWENTSPKQVEIPFMPARVLLQDATGVPAVVDLACMRDAMNKLGGDSNKINPLVPVDLVIDHSVQVDVARYENAVQANMELEFQRNKERFAFLKWGSNAFDNMLVFPPGSGIVHQVNLECLGRVVFNRNGMLYPDSVVGTDSHTTMINGLGVAGWGVGGIEAEAAMLGQPMSMVLPGVVGFKLLRKLRDGVTATDLVLTVTQMLRKHGVVGKFVEFYGEGMGELSLADRATIANMSPDYGATMGFFPVDHLTLQYLQLTGRSDETIAMIESYLRTNKMFVDYNEPQIEKVYSSYLELKLEDVEPCISGPKRPHDRVPLQEMKADWHACLDNRVGFKGFAIPKESQNKVAKFSFHGTPAELRHGDVVIAAITSCTNTSNPSVMLGAAVVAKKACELGLEVKPWIKTSLAPGSGVVTRYLQKSGLQKYLNQLGFHIVGYGCTTCIGNSGDIDESVASAISENDMVAAAVLSGNRNFEGRVHPLTRANYLASPPLVVAYSLAGTVDIDFEKEPIGKGKDGKEIFFRDIWPSSEEVANVVQSSVLPDMFKATYQAITKGNPMWNELSVPSSNLYAWDSTSTYIHKPPYFKDMTMSPPGLHGVKDAYCLLNFGDSITTDHVSPAGSIHKDSPAAKFLLEHGVDRRDFNSYGSRRGNDEVMARGTFANIRLVNKLLEGEVGPKTIHIPTGEKLSVYDAAMRYYTAGQDTIILAGAEYGSGSSRDWAAKGPMMLASLDNAINDVVLRV; this is translated from the exons ATGG ccGCTGAAAATGCGTTCAATACCATTTTGAAGACATTGGAGAAGCCAGATGGCGGTGAATTCGGAAAATACTATTGTTTACCTGCTCTCAATGATCCAAGGATCG ATAAACTTCCTTACTGTATTAAAATACTGCTTGAATCTGCAATACGCAACTGCGATGAGTTTCAAGTTAAGAGTAAGGATGTTGAGAAGATCATTGACTGGGAGAACACATCTCCCAAGCAAGTTGAGATTCCGTTTATGCCAGCTCGAGTGCTGCTTCAG GATGCTACTGGTGTTCCCGCTGTTGTTGACCTTGCCTGCATGCGAGATGCTATGAACAAGCTTGGGGGTGATTCTAACAAAATTAATCCGTTG GTTCCTGTAGATCTTGTTATCGACCACTCAGTTCAGGTTGATGTAGCAAGATACGAAAATGCAGTGCAGGCAAACATGGAACTTGAAtttcaaagaaacaaagaaagattTGCTTTTCTCAAGTGGGGTTCAAATGCATTTGATAACATGCTTGTTTTTCCTCCTGGATCGGGAATAGTACATCAG GTCAATTTAGAATGTCTTGGAAGAGTCGTTTTCAACAGAAATGGCATGCTTTACCCTGATAGTGTTGTTGGAACAGATTCGCATACAACAATGATCAATGGATTGGGTGTTGCTGGCTGGGGTGTTGGTGGTATAGAAGCGGAAGCTGCCATGCTTGGCCAG CCCATGAGCATGGTCTTGCCAGGTGTTGTTGGGTTTAAACTATTAAGAAAACTGAGGGATGGTGTGACGGCTACTGATTTGGTGTTGACAGTTACTCAAATGCTAAGGAAGCATGGGGTTGTTGGCAAGTTTGTGGAATTCTATG GAGAAGGCATGGGTGAATTGTCATTAGCTGACCGTGCCACTATTGCCAACATGTCTCCTGACTATGGTGCAACCATGGGATTTTTCCCTGTGGATCATCTCACTCTGCAATATCTACAATTGACTGGCAGAAGTGATGAGACT ATTGCTATGATAGAATCCTATTTACGGACTAATAAGATGTTTGTAGACTACAACGAG CCTCAGATTGAGAAAGTGTACTCTTCTTACTTGGAACTGAAACTTGAGGATGTTGAACCCTGTATATCAGGGCCCAAGAG GCCGCATGATCGAGTTCCTTTGCAAGAAATGAAAGCAGATTGGCATGCTTGCTTGGACAACAGAGTTGGATTCAAG GGATTTGCTATACCAAAGGAATCTCAGAACAAGGTTGCAAAGTTTTCATTCCATGGGACTCCTGCAGAGCTGAGGCATGGAGATGTGGTTATAGCAGCTATTACTAGTTGCACAAATACGTCAAATCCTAGTGTAATGCTTGGAGCAGCTGTGGTTGCAAAGAAGGCTTGTGAATTAGGATTGGAG GTCAAGCCGTGGATTAAGACAAGTCTAGCTCCGGGCTCTGGGGTTGTAACCAGATACTTGCAGAAGAG TGGCTTGCAGAAGTACTTGAATCAATTAGGGTTCCATATAGTTGGGTATGGATGCACTACATGCATTGGGAATTCAGGAGATATAGATGAATCTGTGGCATCGGCTATCtctgaaaatg ATATGGTTGCTGCAGCTGTGTTATCAGGAAATAGAAACTTTGAAGGACGTGTGCATCCTTTGACAAGGGCTAATTATCTTGCTTCTCCTCCACTCGTGGTTGCTTATTCTCTAGCTGGCACT GTAgatattgattttgagaaggAGCCTATTGGTAAGGGGAAAGACGGAAAAGAGATCTTTTTCAGGGATATTTGGCCTTCTAGTGAAGAAGTAGCTAAC GTTGTGCAATCAAGCGTGCTCCCTGACATGTTTAAAGCTACATATCAAGCAATCACCAAAGGAAATCCCATGTGGAACGAATTATCTGTACCTTCCAGTAACCTTTATGCCTGGGATTCAACATCAACTTACATCCACAAGCCACCTTACTTTAAAGACATGACCATGTCGCCTCCTGGTCTACATGGGGTGAAAGATGCTTACTGCTTGCTTAACTTTGGAGATAGTATCACAACTGATCACGTCTCCCCAGCTGGTAGCATCCACAAAGATAGCCCTGCAGCCAAATTTCTCTTGGAACATGGGGTGGACAGAAGAGATTTCAACTCCTATGGAAGTCGTCGTGGTAATGACGAGGTTATGGCCAGGGGCACTTTTGCAAATATCCGACTAGTAAATAAACTATTGGAAGGAGAAGTTGGGCCAAAAACAATTCATATTCCTACCGGAGAGAAGCTATCCGTTTATGATGCTGCCATG AGATACTATACTGCAGGACAGGATACCATAATTTTGGCTGGTGCGGAATATGGAAGCGGAAGTTCTCGAGACTGGGCTGCAAAAGGTCCAATGATGCTG GCCTCTCTCGATAATGCCATTAATGATGTTGTACTCAGGGTATAA
- the LOC107909488 gene encoding aconitate hydratase, cytoplasmic isoform X3: MAAENAFNTILKTLEKPDGGEFGKYYCLPALNDPRIDKLPYCIKILLESAIRNCDEFQVKSKDVEKIIDWENTSPKQVEIPFMPARVLLQDATGVPAVVDLACMRDAMNKLGGDSNKINPLVPVDLVIDHSVQVDVARYENAVQANMELEFQRNKERFAFLKWGSNAFDNMLVFPPGSGIVHQVNLECLGRVVFNRNGMLYPDSVVGTDSHTTMINGLGVAGWGVGGIEAEAAMLGQPMSMVLPGVVGFKLLRKLRDGVTATDLVLTVTQMLRKHGVVGKFVEFYGEGMGELSLADRATIANMSPDYGATMGFFPVDHLTLQYLQLTGRSDETIAMIESYLRTNKMFVDYNEPQIEKVYSSYLELKLEDVEPCISGPKRPHDRVPLQEMKADWHACLDNRVGFKGFAIPKESQNKVAKFSFHGTPAELRHGDVVIAAITSCTNTSNPSVMLGAAVVAKKACELGLEVKPWIKTSLAPGSGVVTRYLQKSGLQKYLNQLGFHIVGYGCTTCIGNSGDIDESVASAISENDMVAAAVLSGNRNFEGRVHPLTRANYLASPPLVVAYSLAGTVDIDFEKEPIGKGKDGKEIFFRDIWPSSEEVANVVQSSVLPDMFKATYQAITKGNPMWNELSVPSSNLYAWDSTSTYIHKPPYFKDMTMSPPGLHGVKDAYCLLNFGDSITTDHVSPAGSIHKDSPAAKFLLEHGVDRRDFNSYGSRRGNDEVMARGTFANIRLVNKLLEGEVGPKTIHIPTGEKLSVYDAAMDRIP, translated from the exons ATGG ccGCTGAAAATGCGTTCAATACCATTTTGAAGACATTGGAGAAGCCAGATGGCGGTGAATTCGGAAAATACTATTGTTTACCTGCTCTCAATGATCCAAGGATCG ATAAACTTCCTTACTGTATTAAAATACTGCTTGAATCTGCAATACGCAACTGCGATGAGTTTCAAGTTAAGAGTAAGGATGTTGAGAAGATCATTGACTGGGAGAACACATCTCCCAAGCAAGTTGAGATTCCGTTTATGCCAGCTCGAGTGCTGCTTCAG GATGCTACTGGTGTTCCCGCTGTTGTTGACCTTGCCTGCATGCGAGATGCTATGAACAAGCTTGGGGGTGATTCTAACAAAATTAATCCGTTG GTTCCTGTAGATCTTGTTATCGACCACTCAGTTCAGGTTGATGTAGCAAGATACGAAAATGCAGTGCAGGCAAACATGGAACTTGAAtttcaaagaaacaaagaaagattTGCTTTTCTCAAGTGGGGTTCAAATGCATTTGATAACATGCTTGTTTTTCCTCCTGGATCGGGAATAGTACATCAG GTCAATTTAGAATGTCTTGGAAGAGTCGTTTTCAACAGAAATGGCATGCTTTACCCTGATAGTGTTGTTGGAACAGATTCGCATACAACAATGATCAATGGATTGGGTGTTGCTGGCTGGGGTGTTGGTGGTATAGAAGCGGAAGCTGCCATGCTTGGCCAG CCCATGAGCATGGTCTTGCCAGGTGTTGTTGGGTTTAAACTATTAAGAAAACTGAGGGATGGTGTGACGGCTACTGATTTGGTGTTGACAGTTACTCAAATGCTAAGGAAGCATGGGGTTGTTGGCAAGTTTGTGGAATTCTATG GAGAAGGCATGGGTGAATTGTCATTAGCTGACCGTGCCACTATTGCCAACATGTCTCCTGACTATGGTGCAACCATGGGATTTTTCCCTGTGGATCATCTCACTCTGCAATATCTACAATTGACTGGCAGAAGTGATGAGACT ATTGCTATGATAGAATCCTATTTACGGACTAATAAGATGTTTGTAGACTACAACGAG CCTCAGATTGAGAAAGTGTACTCTTCTTACTTGGAACTGAAACTTGAGGATGTTGAACCCTGTATATCAGGGCCCAAGAG GCCGCATGATCGAGTTCCTTTGCAAGAAATGAAAGCAGATTGGCATGCTTGCTTGGACAACAGAGTTGGATTCAAG GGATTTGCTATACCAAAGGAATCTCAGAACAAGGTTGCAAAGTTTTCATTCCATGGGACTCCTGCAGAGCTGAGGCATGGAGATGTGGTTATAGCAGCTATTACTAGTTGCACAAATACGTCAAATCCTAGTGTAATGCTTGGAGCAGCTGTGGTTGCAAAGAAGGCTTGTGAATTAGGATTGGAG GTCAAGCCGTGGATTAAGACAAGTCTAGCTCCGGGCTCTGGGGTTGTAACCAGATACTTGCAGAAGAG TGGCTTGCAGAAGTACTTGAATCAATTAGGGTTCCATATAGTTGGGTATGGATGCACTACATGCATTGGGAATTCAGGAGATATAGATGAATCTGTGGCATCGGCTATCtctgaaaatg ATATGGTTGCTGCAGCTGTGTTATCAGGAAATAGAAACTTTGAAGGACGTGTGCATCCTTTGACAAGGGCTAATTATCTTGCTTCTCCTCCACTCGTGGTTGCTTATTCTCTAGCTGGCACT GTAgatattgattttgagaaggAGCCTATTGGTAAGGGGAAAGACGGAAAAGAGATCTTTTTCAGGGATATTTGGCCTTCTAGTGAAGAAGTAGCTAAC GTTGTGCAATCAAGCGTGCTCCCTGACATGTTTAAAGCTACATATCAAGCAATCACCAAAGGAAATCCCATGTGGAACGAATTATCTGTACCTTCCAGTAACCTTTATGCCTGGGATTCAACATCAACTTACATCCACAAGCCACCTTACTTTAAAGACATGACCATGTCGCCTCCTGGTCTACATGGGGTGAAAGATGCTTACTGCTTGCTTAACTTTGGAGATAGTATCACAACTGATCACGTCTCCCCAGCTGGTAGCATCCACAAAGATAGCCCTGCAGCCAAATTTCTCTTGGAACATGGGGTGGACAGAAGAGATTTCAACTCCTATGGAAGTCGTCGTGGTAATGACGAGGTTATGGCCAGGGGCACTTTTGCAAATATCCGACTAGTAAATAAACTATTGGAAGGAGAAGTTGGGCCAAAAACAATTCATATTCCTACCGGAGAGAAGCTATCCGTTTATGATGCTGCCATG GACAGGATACCATAA
- the LOC107909487 gene encoding NEP1-interacting protein-like 1 isoform X1 — translation MDFYGHPYRFSLSSFSLLSDFIEKVKDFFNFAVSAIIGNIFSAILTFFFALVGTLLGAMAGALIGQETESGFVRGAAVGAISGAVFSIEVFESSLLLWQSDESGILCLLYLIDVIASLLSGRLVRERIGPAMLSAVQSQMGAAETTFEDVQNIFDTGSVRGLAGDLAEKIPKITIRSNDNADASGEKVSCSVCLQDFQSGETVRRLPQCHHMFHLPCIDKWLLSHGSCPLCRRDLFL, via the exons ATGGATTTTTATGGGCACCCATATCGTTTTTCTTTGTCTTCATTTTCATTGTTAAGTGATTTCATTGAAAAAGTGAAAGATTTTTTCAATTTCGCTGTCTCTGCCATCATTGGAAACATTTTCTCTGCGATCTTAACTTTCTTCTTTGCGTTAG TTGGTACATTGTTAGGAGCCATGGCTGGGGCTTTGATAGGACAAGAAACCGAGAGTGGTTTCGTTCGAGGGGCTGCGGTCGGGGCTATATCCGGAGCCGTTTTCTCAATCGAAGTCTTCGAATCATCTCTTCTTCTTTGGCAATCTGACGAATCCGGGATCTTATGTTTGCTTTACTTG ATTGATGTCATTGCAAGCCTTTTAAGTGGAAGGCTTGTTCGAGAACGTATCGGTCCAGCAATGCTGAGTGCCGTTCAAAGTCAG ATGGGAGCTGCTGAAACAACTTTCGAGGATGTCCAAAACATATTTGATACCGGTAGTGTTAGAGGATTGGCTGGAGATTTAGCTGAAAAAATCCCTAAGATAACAATCCGAAGCAATGACAACGCAGATGCTTCCGGGGAGAAAGTTTCATGTTCAGTTTGCCTTCAG GACTTTCAGTCCGGAGAAACAGTTCGAAGATTGCCGCAATGCCATCACATGTTTCACTTGCCTTGTATAGATAAGTGGCTTCTTAGTCATGGTTCTTGTCCATTATGCAGAAGGGAtctatttttgtaa
- the LOC107909487 gene encoding NEP1-interacting protein 2 isoform X2, whose amino-acid sequence MDFYGHPYRFSLSSFSLLSDFIEKVKDFFNFAVSAIIGNIFSAILTFFFALGAMAGALIGQETESGFVRGAAVGAISGAVFSIEVFESSLLLWQSDESGILCLLYLIDVIASLLSGRLVRERIGPAMLSAVQSQMGAAETTFEDVQNIFDTGSVRGLAGDLAEKIPKITIRSNDNADASGEKVSCSVCLQDFQSGETVRRLPQCHHMFHLPCIDKWLLSHGSCPLCRRDLFL is encoded by the exons ATGGATTTTTATGGGCACCCATATCGTTTTTCTTTGTCTTCATTTTCATTGTTAAGTGATTTCATTGAAAAAGTGAAAGATTTTTTCAATTTCGCTGTCTCTGCCATCATTGGAAACATTTTCTCTGCGATCTTAACTTTCTTCTTTGCGTTAG GAGCCATGGCTGGGGCTTTGATAGGACAAGAAACCGAGAGTGGTTTCGTTCGAGGGGCTGCGGTCGGGGCTATATCCGGAGCCGTTTTCTCAATCGAAGTCTTCGAATCATCTCTTCTTCTTTGGCAATCTGACGAATCCGGGATCTTATGTTTGCTTTACTTG ATTGATGTCATTGCAAGCCTTTTAAGTGGAAGGCTTGTTCGAGAACGTATCGGTCCAGCAATGCTGAGTGCCGTTCAAAGTCAG ATGGGAGCTGCTGAAACAACTTTCGAGGATGTCCAAAACATATTTGATACCGGTAGTGTTAGAGGATTGGCTGGAGATTTAGCTGAAAAAATCCCTAAGATAACAATCCGAAGCAATGACAACGCAGATGCTTCCGGGGAGAAAGTTTCATGTTCAGTTTGCCTTCAG GACTTTCAGTCCGGAGAAACAGTTCGAAGATTGCCGCAATGCCATCACATGTTTCACTTGCCTTGTATAGATAAGTGGCTTCTTAGTCATGGTTCTTGTCCATTATGCAGAAGGGAtctatttttgtaa